In Excalfactoria chinensis isolate bCotChi1 chromosome 3, bCotChi1.hap2, whole genome shotgun sequence, one DNA window encodes the following:
- the POLH gene encoding DNA polymerase eta, with amino-acid sequence MSRGQERVVALVDMDCFFMQVEQRFDPRLRGRPCAVVQYNQWQGGGIIAVSYEARAFGVSRGMWATEARALCPELLLARVPEARGKADLTRYREASAEVMEVLSRFAAIERASIDEAYLDLTSSARDRLRELRGRPLEAELLPTTFVQGLPAGPGPQPADKEELRQRGLQEWLASLSFDNLNCPDLQLAMGAVIVEEMRVAVEKATGFRCSAGISHNKMLAKLACGLNKPNRQTLVSSRSVPQLFSQMPVSSIRNLGGKLGVAITDILGVEYIGQVTQFSETELQTHFGDKTGSWLYDLCRGIDDEPVKNRHLPQSIGCSKNFPGKTALATQKEVQHWLLQLALELESRLIKDRSQNHRVAKQLMVVIRMQGDTRLSRFCAVTRYDAQKISSDAFALIQNCNMAGAHQAAWSPPLISVHLAASKFSAPTFLSAGITSFLTSDASPDGTAAGSTEATSSTRSRVKFFRSPSKEHRQKPANAIESFFQRATERQQSQAVLTSLPAAACAQSPAPSSLQHPEGDSAGLASEWCELEASVKRSSEDGSPTSSKRPPGEELLSEATQTPSTPPSSRILLKLEPTLEGNEQNLPPPEQGLLPHVSPGDQQRCEKCGQYVLAWELPEHMDYHFAVELQRSFQEPSSPSAPAEVPNPKAAASGSPAKVRNKPKTPTGPNAKRPRESVTRTLDFFFKRLPP; translated from the exons ATGTCGCGCGGGCAGGAGCGCGTGGTGGCCTTGGTGGACATGGACTGCTTCTTCATGCAGGTGGAGCAGCGCTTCGACCCGCGGCTGCGCGGCCGGCCCTGCGCCGTGGTGCAGTACAACCAGTGGCAGGGCGGCGG GATCATCGCGGTGAGCTACGAGGCGCGGGCCTTCGGCGTGTCCCGCGGGATGTGGGCGACGGAGGCGCGGGCGCTGTGCCCCGAGCTGCTGCTGGCGCGGGTGCCCGAGGCGCGGGGCAAAGCCGACCTCACCCG GTACCGGGAGGCCAGCGCCGAGGTGATGGAGGTGCTGTCGCGCTTCGCCGCCATCGAGCGGGCCAGCATCGACGAGGCGTACCTGGACCTGACGAGCAGCGCGCGGGACAGGCTGCGGGAGCTGCGGGGGCGGCCCCTGGAGGCCGAGCTGCTGCCCACCACCTTCGTGCAGGGGCTGcccgccgggcccggccccCAGCCCGCCGACAAGG AGGAGCTGCGGCAGCGTGGCTTGCAGGAGTGGCTGGCATCGCTGTCTTTCGATAACCTCAACTGCCCCGACCTGCAGCTGGCCATGGGAGCGGTCATTGTGGAGGAAATGAGGGTGGCTGTGGAGAAGGCCACCGGATTCAGGTGCTCAGCTGGGATTTCGCACAACAAA ATGCTGGCAAAACTGGCCTGTGGGTTAAACAAGCCCAACCGCCAGACACTGGTATCTTCACGATCTGTCCCACAGCTCTTCAGCCAGATGCCTGTCAGCAGTAT CCGTAACCTGGGGGGCAAGCTCGGTGTTGCCATCACAGACATCCTGGGAGTGGAGTACATCGGGCAGGTGACACAGTTCAGTGAGACGGAGCTCCAGACTCACTTTGGAGATAAGACTGG GTCCTGGCTCTATGATCTTTGCAGAGGAATTGATGATGAACCTGTCAAGAACCGCCACTTGCCTCAGTCCATTGGCTGCAGCAAGAACTTCCCTGGGAAAACTGCCCTGGCTACACAGAAGGAG GTGCAAcactggctgctgcagctggcctTGGAGCTGGAATCCAGGCTGATCAAGGACAGGAGTCAG AACCACCGAGTGGCCAAGCAGCTGATGGTGGTCATCCGCATGCAGGGAGACACTAGGCTGTCACGCTTCTGTGCTGTGACCCGCTACGATGCCCAGAAGATCTCCAGTGATGCCTTTGCCCTCATCCAAAACTGCAACATGGCTGGGGCTCACCAGGCAGCCTG GTCTCCACCACTCATATCAGTGCACCTCGCGGCTAGCAAGTTCTCTGCTCCCACATTCCTCTCTGCAGGCATCACCTCCTTCCTGACTAGTGACGCTTCACctgatggcactgctgctggcagcacagaagcCACATCTTCCACGAGGTCTAGAGTCAAATTCTTCAGGAGCCCAAGCAAAGAGCATAGACAGAAGCCGGCTAATGCCATTGAGTCGTTCTTCCAAAGGGCGACAGAAAGGCAGCAGTCACAGGCAGTGCTAACCagcctgccagctgctgcctgtgctcagtCTCCTgcacccagctccctgcagcacccagagggAGACAGTGCTGGTCTTGCCTCTGAGTGGTGTGAGCTGGAGGCCTCTGTGAAGCGGAGTTCTGAAGATGGGAGCCCTACTTCTTCCAAGAGGCCACCTGGTGAGGAGCTGCTGTCTGAAGCTACACAGACACCCTCAACTCCACCCAGCTCCAGGATCCTTCTGAAGTTAGAGCCAACTCTGGAGGGAAATGAGCAGAATTTGCCCCCCCCCGAGCAAGGCCTGCTCCCTCATGTCTCACCAGGGGACCAGCAGCGCTGTGAGAAGTGTGGCCAGTATGTGCTGGCCTGGGAGCTCCCAGAGCACATGGACTACCACTTCGCTGTGGAGCTGCAACGCTCCTTCCAGGAGCCCAGCTCCCCATCAGCTCCAGCAGAGGTTCCCAACCCCAAGGCTGCGGCTTCTGGGTCTCCTGCCAAGGTGAGGAACAAGCCCAAGACTCCAACGGGACCTAATGCAAAACGACCTCGGGAAAGCGTGACAAGGACTTTAGACTTTTTCTTTAAGCGCTTACCTCCctaa